The Reinekea forsetii genome contains the following window.
GCAGCGAGTGTTTGGGATGTCTGTGATTTTTATGATAATTAAAAAGTGAAAATAAAATCATCAAAAATAAGGTAAATAGTACATATAATAGTTTATTAAATTAGTCAGCTCTAGTGCGATTTTGTGCTTTAAACTTGAATCAAAAACATCCAAACCAATACTATTTTAATTAATTGATACTTTAATTTTTTTTGGTTTATTAGTGAGGCGGCTGAGCTCAATATTGTAATATGCATAGCGTCTGGTTGATCGGGAAGCTGTTCTAAGTTCTACCGCGGTAAGCCACGACCGTTTCATCTAAAGGCATTTTATCGCTACATGTGCTGGTAGGTTTTCCGGCGCACTGCTGAGGCTTCTTTGACCAATGCGGTTAAACGCAGGGCTTCGGTATTCTGGCTCCACGGCGTGGCCCCAATCGTCGTGAATCAAGGCTTTCAAGGCTATCTAGGACAGCTTACCGATAAGGTAAATCTTATTAACCTTATATGAGGTTAGGAAAGGGCTAAAGAAGGGCATAAACGAAATGCGCGACTGCAGGGTGCGGCCGTGCGTGATATCTACAAGATCATCGGCCCGTTGCACTGAGTTGGCGACCAGCAGTGGATGCCTGGGTGCCTGGGTCGATTCAGCACCCAAACGGCCGCCATGCTGGCAGCCGTCAGTCGAGTAGCGGACTCAGTTGTGCAAATGCAGTTCCGAGTTCAGCTCTACCGCAGACTTATTGGTCAAGCATTCGACTCGTCCGGTCAGGGCATTGCGCCAGAACAACAGATCGGACATGCCAGACAGCTCGCGCGCCTTGACCGTATTGATCGCCGCCTTGTGGCTATCGAGTAGGGTCACCTTGGTTCCCGCGGTAATATAGAGACCGGCTTCAATGGTGCAGCGATCCCCGAGTGCAATGCCAGTGCCGGAATTAGCCCCGAGGAGGCAATTTTCGCCCATCGAGACCACTTCGGTGCCACCGCCCGATAGGGTGCCCATAATCGAGGCGCCGCCACCGACGTCGGAACCGTTGCCGACCAGAACACCAGCCGAGATACGGCCTTCCACCATCGACACGGCCACGGTGCCGGCATTGAAATTGACAAAGCCTTCGTGCATCACGGTGGTACCTTCACCCAAATGGGCGCCAAGGCGCACCCGTGCCGTGTCGCCAATACGGATGCCGGTGGGCACCACATAATCGGCCATCTTGGGGAACTTATCGACGCACTGCACCGTCAAGATCCGGCCCGCTAGGCGGGCGGCAATTTGGCGTTCTGGCAATTCGGGCAAATCGATCGGTCCTTCGCTGGTCCAGGCAATGTTGTGTAACACGGCAAAGATGCCCGCGAGGACGATTTTTTGCGGTTTGACGAGGCGATGAGACAGCAGATGCAATTTTAAAAAGGCTTCGGCGATGGATACCGGAGCGCTATCGGTTTCCAGCAGAGTCAGCACCAGCGTCTGTTTGCTGTGGGCTGCGGCAGCCAGTAGTTTTACATTAAGTGTCATGCCGGCGTCTGCAAAGACCGACGATAAGGCCGCATAATGCTCCAGCTCGAGCACATGGGCGGTGTTACCACCCTCATGCTTGACCACAGCGAGCAGGCGGTTAATCAGGTCATCGGAAGGCGCGATAAGGGGTTGCGGATACCAGGCTTCGATAATCTTTAATTCACTGTTACGAGTGGCGGTGCCCAGACCGACAGAAAAATAGGTCATAACTTAACTCTCTCTTGAAATAATGTGTGCAAATTGGCTTAGATCGAAACCGATCCAAAGATGGCCCTGCAGTTCGATCAGGGGTCGTTTAATCAGGCTTGGTTGGTGCTGAATTAGGGCCACTGCGCTAGTGCTGTCAACCGAGGTTTTGGTTGCTTCTGGCAACTTGCGCCAGGTGGTGCCGCGCTTATTAATCAGACTTTCCCAGCCCAATAGGGCGATCCACTGTTGGATCAACTCGGCCGTGGGCGGTTCTTTTTTGAAATCGATAAAGTCCACGGTCACGTTCTGCTCGGCAAACCAGTGCAATGTTTTTTTGACTGTATCGCAGTTTTTGATGCCATAAATTTTAATCAAGCGAGCGCCCCTGTTTGGTTAATAGATGCGCTTTAGACGCTGCGCGGCCTCGACACAATCGTCTAATGTCGCCACCAGGGCGATGCGAATATGGCCGTAACCCGGATTGATGCCGGCGTTGTCGCGCGACAGGTACTGCCCGGGTAAGACCTGAATATTGGCCTTTTCGAGCCAGCGTTGTGCCACCGCCTCGTCGTCTTCGGCCAGGTTCGGCCACAAATAAAAGCTGCCGTCCGGGATGGTCAGCGGTAAGAAAGACTTGAGTTCGCCAACCACCGCAGTGAATTTTTCATTGTACAACCGACGATTTTCCAGAACATGGCTTTCATCGTTCCAGGCGGCAATGGATACCTGCTGATGGGGTATCGGCATGGCACAGCCATGGTAGGTTCGGTAGGCGGAAAAATGCCGAATCAAATGGGCATCGCCGGCGACAAAGCCGCTGCGTAAGCCCGGCAAATTGGACCTTTTACTCAGGCTGTGAAACACCAAGCAATTATCGAAGTCGCTATGGCCCATCTGTTCGGCGGCCTGCAGTAAGCCAATCGGCGGCCGAGCCTCGTCTCGATAGAGCTCGCTGTAGCATTCATCACTGATTAGGATGAAGTTAAATTCGATCGACTTGTTAATTAAAAATTGCAATTGCTCGGACGACAGAACGGTGCCACTTGGATTACCCGGTGTGCAGATAAATAACAGCTGGCAGCGTGACCACTGGTCGTCGCTGAGCGCCGCGAAGTCCGGTTGATAATTGTGTTCGGCCACGCAATTAAGGTAGTGCACCTTCGCCCCGGCCAGCAAGGCCGCGCCTTCATAAATCTGATAAAAGGGGTTGGGCATCCAAACTTCATTGGCCTCTGCCGTCGGATCGTAGAGCGCCTGAACCACAGAAAAGAGTGCCTCGCGTGTGCCGGTCACCGGGATAACATGGCGGTCGGCACTAAAGCCCTTGTTGTTGTGCAGTTTAAAACGCCGAATTAACCATTGGCTGATCGCCTCGCGCAAGGCGGGCAAGCCGGCAGTCGCCGGGTAGCGTGAATAGCCGGCAATGGTGGCAACAATCTGCTCCTGCAAAAAATCCGGCGGGGCGTGCTTTGGCTCACCGATGGACCATGCAATGGGGGTCATATCGGCCGCCTTGACAGAGGCCATCTTGGCCCGTAATTTTTCGAATGGATAGGGTTGCAGACGTTGTAAATTGGGATTCATCGGTCCATTACTTCCAAAATAGTTTCGGTCAATTCATATTGCAACCGCTCCACGTCGGCGGAACTGTGCAGTGGTTCGCCGTTGGCATCGACCAGGAAAAACACGTCTTCAACATGTTCGCCCAAGGTGGCGATTCGGGCATTTTGTAAGGTCAGCTGGAGTCGTCGAAAGCAACGACCAATATCGGCCAGTAAGCCGGGTCGATCTGAGGCGAGCAATTCGACGACAGTGCGCTGGTTTAGCATGTCATTGCTGACGGTAATTTCAGGTGGAATTTGAAAATGTTTTTGCTGCCGTGACAATCGTCGTTGCGGCGTCGGTGCTTCATCGGGAGTCACAATGGCCTCTAATAGCCGTTGTTGAATCTCGGCCAAACGCTGACTGTTGTCACCGATTGTGGTGCCATCTTGCTCCAAAACGATAAAGGTATCCAAGCTGAACAGGGACGCCGACGAGGTCATAATACGGGCATCTTGGATATCCAGACTAAGGGTGTCCAGCGTTGCGGCGATGTCGGCAAACAAATGTGCTCGATCGCGGGCATAGACAAAAACCTGGGTGCCACCGATATACTGTTTGGCATCGGTCTCTTTGATCAGGACCAGGGGGACATTTTGACCGTGGTTGGCGATGGCACGCAAATGCCAGGCTATATCTTCCGGGCTTTCACGCAAAAAGTAATCGTCACCAGGATCGTCCCAGAGGTCGAGGCTGGCATCCGGATCAAAGCCCTCTGCGGTCATTAATAGCAGGGCGGCCTGCTTAGTCTCGCTGACCCGTTCGGCCTTGTCGGCCGGGTTGTCCAAACCACGATTTAAGGCGTTTTGAGTTTCCCGATACAGGCGCTCCATCAGTGACGCCCGCCAGCTGTTCCAAAGGTTTGGATTGGTCGCATAGATGTCAGCGACGGTTAGGGCATAGAGATAATCTAGGCGCGCGTGACCACCCACCTGTTGGGCGAAGTGATTGATCACCGCCGGGTCGGAAATGTCCTGGCGCTGCGCGGTCATAGACATCAGGAGATGATTGCGCACCAGCCAAACAACCAGGTCCGTATCCCAAGGCGACAGGCGATGGCGATCGGCAAAGCGCTTGACATCCATGGCCCCTTCGACCGAATGGTCGGTGTGCCGACCCTTGCCGATATCGTGATACAGCGCGGCGATGTAGACCAGCTCCACCTTGGGCAGTTTGTGGATGATCTTGGTGGCAATCGGGAAGCGTTTGCTGTTGGCGGCGTGGCGAAAGGTGCGCAAATTCCGGATGGTTAACAAGGTATGGGCATCGACAGTGTAGACATGGAACAGATCGAACTGCATCTGCCCGACTATTTTGCCGAACTCCGGCAGATAGAGGCCCAATATGCCATATTGATTCATCCGCATCAGCCCATGGTAGACACCTTTAGGGCTGCGTAACAATTCCATGAAAAAGGTGATATTGCGCAGATCCTGACGAAAGGCGCCGTCGATCGCTTTCCGGCTGGCGAACAGCAGTCTCAGGGTGCTGGCACGAATCCCCTTGATGCCCTCTTCTTGAGCGCATAAGACGAAAATTTCCAACAAGGCCGACGGTGTGCGGGTAAAGACCTTGTCGTGCACGACCTCAAG
Protein-coding sequences here:
- the dapD gene encoding 2,3,4,5-tetrahydropyridine-2,6-dicarboxylate N-succinyltransferase; protein product: MTYFSVGLGTATRNSELKIIEAWYPQPLIAPSDDLINRLLAVVKHEGGNTAHVLELEHYAALSSVFADAGMTLNVKLLAAAAHSKQTLVLTLLETDSAPVSIAEAFLKLHLLSHRLVKPQKIVLAGIFAVLHNIAWTSEGPIDLPELPERQIAARLAGRILTVQCVDKFPKMADYVVPTGIRIGDTARVRLGAHLGEGTTVMHEGFVNFNAGTVAVSMVEGRISAGVLVGNGSDVGGGASIMGTLSGGGTEVVSMGENCLLGANSGTGIALGDRCTIEAGLYITAGTKVTLLDSHKAAINTVKARELSGMSDLLFWRNALTGRVECLTNKSAVELNSELHLHN
- a CDS encoding arsenate reductase, coding for MIKIYGIKNCDTVKKTLHWFAEQNVTVDFIDFKKEPPTAELIQQWIALLGWESLINKRGTTWRKLPEATKTSVDSTSAVALIQHQPSLIKRPLIELQGHLWIGFDLSQFAHIISRES
- the dapC gene encoding succinyldiaminopimelate transaminase, translated to MNPNLQRLQPYPFEKLRAKMASVKAADMTPIAWSIGEPKHAPPDFLQEQIVATIAGYSRYPATAGLPALREAISQWLIRRFKLHNNKGFSADRHVIPVTGTREALFSVVQALYDPTAEANEVWMPNPFYQIYEGAALLAGAKVHYLNCVAEHNYQPDFAALSDDQWSRCQLLFICTPGNPSGTVLSSEQLQFLINKSIEFNFILISDECYSELYRDEARPPIGLLQAAEQMGHSDFDNCLVFHSLSKRSNLPGLRSGFVAGDAHLIRHFSAYRTYHGCAMPIPHQQVSIAAWNDESHVLENRRLYNEKFTAVVGELKSFLPLTIPDGSFYLWPNLAEDDEAVAQRWLEKANIQVLPGQYLSRDNAGINPGYGHIRIALVATLDDCVEAAQRLKRIY
- the glnD gene encoding [protein-PII] uridylyltransferase, which encodes MDLDRYADSSLFDKEAVTEQLQLETPIVVLKDALRRLNETLHHRFIQGDPIRGLVFGRAAAMDELLRSTWRLFTWTEPESIALIAVGGYGRGELLPHSDIDLLILFDNETLIDRNVESLQQFLTLLWDIKLEVGHSVRTIDTCVVEARNDVTVTTNLMESRTLVGDDNLRERVSDSVGPDKIWPSRDFYKAKMNEQANRYQKFNETEYNLEPNVKGGPGALRDIQNIGWVAKRHFGDSSLADLVERGFLTDAEHRTLKEGQDFLWRVRYALHMISEREEDRLLFNLQEKVAEMFGYSDREGQIAVEHLMQDYFRQVFRLRTLNIMLLQHFDEEILGDSTSEQVTELNARFQIRNHYLEVVHDKVFTRTPSALLEIFVLCAQEEGIKGIRASTLRLLFASRKAIDGAFRQDLRNITFFMELLRSPKGVYHGLMRMNQYGILGLYLPEFGKIVGQMQFDLFHVYTVDAHTLLTIRNLRTFRHAANSKRFPIATKIIHKLPKVELVYIAALYHDIGKGRHTDHSVEGAMDVKRFADRHRLSPWDTDLVVWLVRNHLLMSMTAQRQDISDPAVINHFAQQVGGHARLDYLYALTVADIYATNPNLWNSWRASLMERLYRETQNALNRGLDNPADKAERVSETKQAALLLMTAEGFDPDASLDLWDDPGDDYFLRESPEDIAWHLRAIANHGQNVPLVLIKETDAKQYIGGTQVFVYARDRAHLFADIAATLDTLSLDIQDARIMTSSASLFSLDTFIVLEQDGTTIGDNSQRLAEIQQRLLEAIVTPDEAPTPQRRLSRQQKHFQIPPEITVSNDMLNQRTVVELLASDRPGLLADIGRCFRRLQLTLQNARIATLGEHVEDVFFLVDANGEPLHSSADVERLQYELTETILEVMDR